The genomic interval TTCCGGTAAGGGTTATGCCCGAATAGCGGTTAAGACCCCGGTAAAGATCATTGCCCTTAATCCGAATGCCTTTACGGTGACCGAGGCCGGTGGAACTGCAGAAGTGCTGGCCTTTGATGCCCAGATCGATACCCCGAAGATAAAAGTGACGGCTGTAAATAAGGTGAAAGGTGAAATACCCCTGACCGAAGCGGATATTGTCGTGAGTGGTGGCCGGGGATTGAAAGGACCCGAACATTGGGGCATTCTGGAAGACCTGGCTAAGGCCCTGGGTGCCGCGACTGCCTGTAGCCGCCCTGTATCTGACTCCAACTGGCGCCCCCATCATGAGCATGTGGGACAAACCGGTATTGCCATTGCCCCCAACCTTTACATAGCCATTGGCATTTCAGGCGCCATTCAGCACCTGGCCGGGGTCAACCGAAGCAAGGTAATTGTGGTTATTAATAAAGACCCTGAAGCTCCTTTTTTCAAGGCAGCGGACTATGGAATCGTCGGGGATGCCTTTGAGGTGGTTCCCCGGATCACCGAGGCTGTGCGCCGGTTAAAAGGGTAAGCATAACACATTCACATACACATGAGAAATACCCGGAGCGGTCGAAATGACCGCTCTTTTTTTTTGGTAAAAAACCTTAGTTTCGTGGCACGTTATGAAGAAGATCGAATTGGAAATAGTGGCGCTCTCGCATAGCATCACCCAAACACATTCATATGCCGTGGTTCTCGGTGAGGTCAATGGCCTCCGCCGTCTTCCCATTGTGATCGGCGGGTTTGAGGCCCAGGCCATCGCTGTAGCCCTGGAAAAGATGCAGCCCAGCCGTCCCCTGACCCATGACCTGATGAAGAATTTCATGAACGCCTTTGCCGTGGAATTGCATGAGATCATCATTAATGACCTGCAGGAAGGGATCTTCTTCTCCAAACTGGTATGTTCCTCTGATAATGACACGGTTGAAATAGATTCCCGTACCTCCGACGCACTGGCCCTGGCCGTTCGTTTCGGTTGCCCGATCTACACCTACGAGAATATCCTGGAGAGTGCCGGTATTCAGATGGAAGAAACCACCGGCAAAAAGAAAAAGACAAAGGAAACAGTGATCGAAGACGAACCCTCTCAGGCCAATGATGACCTGAAGACCATGTCGCTCGAAGAATTGAATGAATTGCTCAACGATGTGCTCGAGCATGAGGACTATATCCGGGCCATTGCCATTCGCGATGAGATCAATAGCCGAAAAAGGAATAAGTGATCGTTTTCCCCAATGCAAAAATTAACCTGGGTCTTCACGTGGTGAAAAAAAGACCCGACGGGTACCACGACCTGGAAACCATTTTTTTCCCGATCCCTCTTTGTGATGCACTGGAAGTTATTACCCGGAAAGAACAAGATTCCTCCGGTATAGCATTTCATTTATCCGGGCCTGTTAACCCCGGCCCCGATGCCGATAATATTTGTGTTAAAGCCTGGCATCTTTTAAAGAATGACCACCCGGGCCTGCCATCCGCATCCATCTATTTACATAAAGCGATACCTACGGGAGCAGGATTAGGGGGTGGAAGTGCGGATGGCGCTTTTATGCTGTCCCTCCTTAATCAAAAATATCAGTTAGGCCTGACCGAAGAGCAATTGTTATCCTATGCCCTTCAGTTGGGAAGTGATTGCCCCTTTTTTATTCGCAACAAACCCTGTTATGCAACCGGGCGCGGGGAGATCATGGAACCGGTTTCCCTTTCACTTAAAGGATATCAACTGGTTTTGGTCAATCCCGGGATTGAGGTATCAACAGCACGAGCCTTTTCAACACTTCAACCCTCCCCTTCCCCCAAAGACCTCCGAACGATCATCCAACAACCCATCACCACCTGGCGGAAAGAATTGGGTAATGATTTTGAACGCTCTGTTTTTGAAGCTCATCCCCTCATTGGCGAATTAAAGGATCAACTTTATGAACAAGGGGCGATCTATGCCTCGATGAGTGGAAGCGGATCTACGGTGTTTGGACTATTTGAAAATCATGGGTTTGATATTGGCGGGGTTTCCGATGCCTTTTTTACAAAAGTTATTGAATTGTAATCGAGGATTTACCGCCAAAAAAAAATTGTATCTTTACGTTAATGTCACTCAGGAACGCCATACCATTCTTTCTTGATAAGAACCTTGATCTGCTGAACCACTAAGTGGTCCTTCCACCGGGCGTTGAGCCCATGTATCTGCATTTTCTTTTTCATCATCGTTTAATCGTACTACCATGATCCAGGTTTCGGATAACAGTAAATATTATTTGTCTCTTGAAGAAAAATATGGTGCCCACAATTATCATCCCCTGCCCGTGGTGTTGGAAAAAGGTTCCGGGGTTCATCTATGGGATGTAGATGGGAAAAAATATTATGATTTTTTAAGTGGCTATTCAGCCGTAAACCAGGGGCATTGTCATCCGGAGATCCTGAATGCACTGACGCTTCAAGCCCAGCGTCTGACATTGACCAGTCGTGCTTTTCACAGTAACCTGCTGGGTGAATATGCACGCTTTATTACCGATTTTTTCGGCTACGATAAAGTACTGCCAATGAATACAGGAGTTGAAGCCGTGGAAACGGCGATCAAACTTTGCCGTAAATGGGCCTATGAAGTAAAAGGAGTACCGGAAGGCAAAGCAAAGATCATCACCTGTCACGGCAATTTTCACGGTCGTACAACAACGGTGATCTCCTTTAGCAGCGATCCTTCTTCCAATAAGAATTTCGGGCCATACACGCCCGGGTTCATAGGCATACCCTATAATGACCTTGACGCACTGGCCACGGCCCTGAAGGATGATCAGGTGGCGGGTTTTCTGGTAGAGCCCATACAGGGAGAAGCCGGCGTGGTGGTGCCGGATGAAGGATATCTGGCCAATGCAAAAACTTTGTGCAAGCAGGCCGGCGTATTGTTTCTGGCGGATGAGATACAAACAGGTTTATGCCGTACCGGAAAAATGCTGGCTTGTGATCATGAAGAGGTACGTCCGGATAT from Chitinophagales bacterium carries:
- a CDS encoding electron transfer flavoprotein subunit alpha/FixB family protein, with amino-acid sequence MSVLVFIDQSEGHLKKSSLEAMSYGAALAAQSGTEAEGVVLGPTQEDLSSLGKYGIKKIHHVNNPSLSGFDAQAYTRAIAQVAEKTGANMIVFSNNVDGKAIAPRLSVRMKAGLVSGATGLPETGGDFIVKKTVFSGKGYARIAVKTPVKIIALNPNAFTVTEAGGTAEVLAFDAQIDTPKIKVTAVNKVKGEIPLTEADIVVSGGRGLKGPEHWGILEDLAKALGAATACSRPVSDSNWRPHHEHVGQTGIAIAPNLYIAIGISGAIQHLAGVNRSKVIVVINKDPEAPFFKAADYGIVGDAFEVVPRITEAVRRLKG
- a CDS encoding bifunctional nuclease family protein, yielding MKKIELEIVALSHSITQTHSYAVVLGEVNGLRRLPIVIGGFEAQAIAVALEKMQPSRPLTHDLMKNFMNAFAVELHEIIINDLQEGIFFSKLVCSSDNDTVEIDSRTSDALALAVRFGCPIYTYENILESAGIQMEETTGKKKKTKETVIEDEPSQANDDLKTMSLEELNELLNDVLEHEDYIRAIAIRDEINSRKRNK
- a CDS encoding 4-(cytidine 5'-diphospho)-2-C-methyl-D-erythritol kinase yields the protein MIVFPNAKINLGLHVVKKRPDGYHDLETIFFPIPLCDALEVITRKEQDSSGIAFHLSGPVNPGPDADNICVKAWHLLKNDHPGLPSASIYLHKAIPTGAGLGGGSADGAFMLSLLNQKYQLGLTEEQLLSYALQLGSDCPFFIRNKPCYATGRGEIMEPVSLSLKGYQLVLVNPGIEVSTARAFSTLQPSPSPKDLRTIIQQPITTWRKELGNDFERSVFEAHPLIGELKDQLYEQGAIYASMSGSGSTVFGLFENHGFDIGGVSDAFFTKVIEL
- the rocD gene encoding ornithine--oxo-acid transaminase translates to MIQVSDNSKYYLSLEEKYGAHNYHPLPVVLEKGSGVHLWDVDGKKYYDFLSGYSAVNQGHCHPEILNALTLQAQRLTLTSRAFHSNLLGEYARFITDFFGYDKVLPMNTGVEAVETAIKLCRKWAYEVKGVPEGKAKIITCHGNFHGRTTTVISFSSDPSSNKNFGPYTPGFIGIPYNDLDALATALKDDQVAGFLVEPIQGEAGVVVPDEGYLANAKTLCKQAGVLFLADEIQTGLCRTGKMLACDHEEVRPDILILGKALSGGMLPVSAVLADDSIMLTIKPGEHGSTYGGNPLACAVAIKALQVLKDEKLAENAEKMGELFRKEVAKLQSRHISLIRGKGLLNAIVIQHGDKDAAWELCLELKENGLLAKPTHGDKIRFAPPLVITHDQIIESVEIIGQSLERLD